One window from the genome of Deinococcus sp. NW-56 encodes:
- the dnaA gene encoding chromosomal replication initiator protein DnaA → MTQEIWADVLGYVRKNISEVEYHTWFAPMKNLGVQGGSLVLGVRNSFAQEYVRRQYQVLLEDALRDLGAENPQVTFQVLPAVQEAMILPQDPPPPRPGPAGRSAPDPAPAENRKSLNPKYTFENFVVGPNNNLAHAAALAVAESPGKAYNPLFIYGDVGLGKTHLMHAVGHYMAERFPDKRIEYVSTESFTNDLINAIRDDKMTQFRNRYRSVDLLLVDDIQFLAGKERTQEEFFHTFNALYENHKQIILSSDRPPKDIQTLEGRLRSRFEWGLITDIQSPEFETRVAILKMNAEQSHTAIPQEVLELIARQVTSNIRELEGALVRVVAYASLNNVPLSRVVAAKALSNVFAPQEVKVEMIDVLKATAAHFGLSADQVRGSGRAREVVVPRQIAMYLVRDLTGHSLPEIGQFFGRDHSTVMHAVSKVTEQMGKDVELTAAVQTLRGQLKDVEDERKGA, encoded by the coding sequence ATCACGCAGGAAATCTGGGCGGACGTGCTGGGGTACGTCCGCAAAAACATCTCGGAAGTCGAGTACCACACCTGGTTCGCGCCCATGAAGAATCTGGGCGTGCAAGGCGGCTCGCTGGTGCTGGGGGTCCGCAACTCCTTCGCGCAGGAATACGTGCGGCGGCAGTACCAGGTGCTGCTGGAAGACGCCCTGCGCGACCTGGGCGCGGAGAATCCACAGGTCACCTTTCAGGTCCTGCCCGCCGTGCAGGAGGCGATGATCCTGCCGCAGGACCCGCCCCCGCCGCGCCCTGGCCCGGCCGGACGCTCGGCGCCGGACCCCGCCCCCGCCGAGAACCGCAAGTCCCTGAACCCCAAGTACACCTTCGAGAATTTCGTGGTCGGCCCCAACAACAACCTCGCGCACGCGGCGGCGCTCGCCGTGGCCGAGTCGCCCGGCAAGGCGTACAACCCCCTCTTCATCTACGGGGACGTCGGCCTGGGCAAGACCCACCTGATGCACGCGGTGGGGCACTACATGGCCGAGCGCTTCCCCGACAAGCGCATCGAATACGTCTCGACCGAGTCCTTTACCAACGACCTGATCAACGCGATTCGCGACGACAAGATGACGCAGTTTCGCAACCGCTACCGCTCGGTGGACCTGCTGCTCGTGGACGACATCCAGTTTCTGGCGGGCAAGGAGCGTACGCAAGAAGAGTTCTTCCACACCTTCAACGCGCTCTACGAGAACCACAAGCAGATCATCCTGAGTTCGGACCGGCCTCCCAAGGACATCCAGACGCTCGAAGGCCGGTTGCGCAGCCGCTTCGAGTGGGGCCTGATCACCGACATCCAGTCCCCCGAGTTCGAGACGCGGGTGGCGATCCTGAAGATGAACGCCGAGCAGAGCCACACGGCCATCCCGCAGGAGGTGCTCGAACTCATCGCGCGGCAGGTCACCAGCAACATCCGCGAGCTGGAGGGGGCACTTGTGCGGGTGGTCGCCTACGCCAGCCTCAACAACGTGCCCCTGTCGCGCGTGGTGGCGGCCAAGGCCCTCAGCAACGTCTTCGCGCCGCAAGAGGTCAAGGTCGAGATGATCGATGTCCTCAAGGCGACGGCCGCCCACTTCGGCCTCTCGGCCGACCAGGTGCGCGGCTCGGGCCGTGCCCGCGAGGTCGTCGTGCCCCGGCAGATTGCCATGTACCTCGTGCGCGACCTGACCGGGCACTCGCTGCCGGAAATCGGGCAGTTCTTCGGCCGCGACCACTCCACCGTCATGCACGCCGTCTCCAAGGTGACCGAACAGATGGGCAAGGACGTAGAGCTGACTGCCGCCGTCCAGACCCTGCGGGGCCAGCTAAAGGATGTGGAAGATGAGCGAAAAGGGGCGTAA
- the dnaN gene encoding DNA polymerase III subunit beta, with amino-acid sequence MRAHVTKKILSEGLGLLERVIPSRSSNPLLTSLKVEASAEGLTLSGTNLEIDLSCFVPAEVQEPQNLVVPAHLFAQIVRNLGGELVELELAGNELAVRAGGSDFKLQIGDFDAYPPLSFPTHADVSLDAAELSRALGSVRYAASNEAFQAVFRGIKLEHRQESARVVASDGYRVALRDFPANGDGRNLIIPARSADELIRVLKDGEARFTYGEGMLSVTTERVRMNLKLLDGEFPDYERVIPKDIRLQVTLPATALKEAVGRVAVLADKNANNRVEFLVSEGKLRLAAEGDYGRAQDTLDVVQGGMEPAMSLAFNARHVLDALGPIEGEAELLFSGSTSPAIFRASGGGGYMAVMVTLRV; translated from the coding sequence ATGAGAGCACACGTCACCAAAAAGATTCTCAGTGAAGGCCTGGGCCTGCTGGAACGGGTCATCCCCAGCCGCAGCAGCAATCCGCTGCTCACGTCCCTGAAGGTCGAGGCGAGCGCCGAGGGCCTGACCCTCAGCGGGACCAACCTCGAAATCGACCTGTCGTGCTTCGTGCCCGCCGAGGTGCAGGAGCCGCAGAACCTCGTGGTGCCCGCGCACCTGTTCGCGCAGATCGTGCGGAACCTGGGGGGTGAACTCGTCGAGCTGGAACTCGCGGGCAACGAACTCGCCGTGCGGGCAGGTGGCAGCGATTTCAAGCTTCAGATCGGGGACTTCGACGCGTACCCGCCGCTGTCGTTCCCGACCCATGCCGACGTGAGCCTCGATGCCGCCGAGCTGTCGCGGGCGCTGGGCAGCGTGCGCTACGCGGCGAGCAACGAAGCCTTTCAGGCCGTCTTCCGGGGCATCAAGCTGGAGCACCGGCAGGAATCGGCCCGCGTGGTCGCCTCGGACGGGTACCGGGTGGCCCTGCGTGACTTTCCAGCCAACGGGGATGGCCGCAACCTGATCATCCCCGCCCGCAGCGCCGACGAGCTGATCCGGGTTCTCAAGGACGGCGAGGCCCGCTTCACCTACGGCGAGGGCATGCTCAGCGTGACGACCGAACGGGTGCGGATGAATCTCAAGCTGCTTGACGGCGAGTTCCCGGACTATGAGCGGGTCATTCCGAAGGACATCCGCCTGCAGGTGACCCTGCCCGCCACCGCCCTCAAGGAGGCCGTGGGCCGCGTGGCTGTCCTGGCCGACAAAAACGCCAACAACCGGGTCGAGTTCCTCGTCTCCGAGGGCAAGTTGCGCCTCGCCGCCGAGGGCGACTACGGCCGCGCCCAGGACACCCTCGACGTGGTGCAGGGCGGGATGGAACCCGCCATGAGCCTCGCGTTCAACGCCCGGCACGTGCTCGATGCCCTGGGGCCAATTGAGGGGGAAGCTGAACTCCTCTTCTCGGGCTCTACAAGCCCCGCCATCTTCCGCGCGAGTGGGGGGGGCGGGTACATGGCGGTCATGGTCACGCTGCGCGTTTAA
- the eno gene encoding phosphopyruvate hydratase, which yields MNIEKVIAREVLDSRGNPTVEAEVHLDSGFSGRAIVPSGASTGTHEALELRDGGDRYGGKGVLKAVQNVNEALGPAVVGLDASEQGAVDAALMAVDGTPNKGQMGGNAILAVSLATARAAAAELDVPLYRYLGGSNAKTLPVPMMNLINGGAHADNSVDFQEFMVMPVGAPSFREALRYGAETFHTLKKVLSSRGYNTNVGDEGGFAPDLKSNEEALQVLLEAIEKAGYEPGKDIAIALDPAVTELYKDGQYHLESEGRTLSTAEMVDFWADWSSRYPIVSIEDGLAEDDWDGWRMLTERIGDRVQLVGDDLFVTNPERLARGIETSVGNAILVKVNQIGSLTESMDAIELAKRSRYGTIISHRSGESEDAFIADLAVATNAGQIKTGSASRSDRIAKYNQLLRIEDALGSSAVYLGRRALR from the coding sequence ATGAACATCGAGAAAGTGATCGCCCGTGAAGTGCTCGACTCGCGCGGCAACCCGACGGTGGAAGCCGAAGTGCACCTCGACAGCGGCTTTTCAGGCCGCGCCATCGTGCCCTCGGGGGCCAGCACGGGCACCCACGAGGCCCTCGAACTGCGTGACGGCGGCGACCGCTACGGCGGCAAGGGCGTGTTGAAGGCCGTGCAGAACGTGAACGAGGCCCTCGGTCCCGCCGTGGTGGGCCTCGACGCCTCCGAGCAGGGCGCTGTGGACGCCGCGCTGATGGCGGTGGACGGCACCCCCAACAAGGGCCAGATGGGGGGAAACGCGATCCTGGCGGTCAGCCTCGCGACCGCGCGGGCCGCTGCCGCTGAACTCGACGTGCCCCTGTACCGCTACCTCGGCGGCAGCAACGCCAAGACGCTCCCGGTCCCGATGATGAACCTGATCAACGGCGGGGCACACGCCGACAACTCGGTGGACTTTCAGGAGTTCATGGTGATGCCCGTCGGGGCGCCCTCCTTCCGCGAGGCGCTGCGCTACGGCGCCGAAACCTTCCACACGCTGAAAAAGGTGCTCTCGTCGCGCGGCTACAACACCAACGTGGGCGACGAGGGTGGCTTTGCCCCTGACCTGAAAAGCAACGAGGAAGCCCTGCAAGTCCTGCTCGAAGCCATCGAGAAGGCGGGCTACGAGCCGGGCAAGGACATCGCCATCGCGCTGGACCCCGCCGTGACCGAGCTGTACAAGGACGGCCAGTACCACCTGGAAAGTGAGGGGCGTACGCTCTCGACCGCCGAGATGGTGGATTTCTGGGCGGACTGGAGCTCGCGCTACCCCATCGTCTCCATCGAGGACGGTCTCGCGGAAGACGACTGGGACGGCTGGCGGATGCTGACCGAGCGCATCGGGGACCGGGTGCAGCTCGTCGGGGACGACCTGTTCGTGACCAACCCCGAGCGTCTCGCGCGGGGCATCGAGACGAGCGTGGGCAACGCGATTCTGGTGAAGGTCAACCAGATCGGCTCCTTGACCGAGTCGATGGACGCCATCGAACTCGCCAAGCGCAGCCGCTACGGGACCATCATCAGCCACCGCTCCGGCGAGTCGGAAGACGCCTTCATCGCGGACCTCGCCGTCGCCACGAACGCCGGACAGATCAAGACCGGCTCGGCCAGCCGCTCGGACCGCATCGCCAAGTACAACCAGCTTTTGCGGATCGAGGACGCGCTCGGAAGCTCGGCCGTGTACCTCGGCCGCAGGGCGTTGAGGTAA
- the pyk gene encoding pyruvate kinase, which yields MKHFDRATKIVATIGPASRDPETLGRMMDAGLNVVRMNFSHGDPEDHRQTVQMVRELAAERGLTIGILQDLQGPKIRVGRFAGGQITLEAGQRFTITMEDVEGNEERVGSTYKGLAQDVYPGLTLLLDDGNLALRVEHVRNHDIQTTVLIGGVLKNNKGINVPGADLSVPALTEKDVQDMEFGAALGVDWVALSFVRSRDDLLLARHYLARFGSRAKLMAKIEKPQAVERFEDILREVDGIMVARGDLGVEMRPEQVPTIQKRLIRLCREAGKPVITATQMLESMINLPRPTRAEASDVANAIYDGTDAVMLSAESAAGQYPVEAVSMMDRIAREAEASEHYELLQRQMIVETELAQDSIAFAACSIGEKLEAPAIVTFTSTGGAATRVAKYRPRLSILALTPNEQTRNQLALTWGVSPMLSEDPHDTDDMVRIANDELRKSGLADVGDRYVITAGVPFGVRGTTNMLRVERLREEDLSTRV from the coding sequence ATGAAACATTTCGACAGAGCCACCAAGATCGTCGCCACCATCGGCCCGGCGAGCCGCGATCCCGAGACGCTGGGGCGGATGATGGACGCGGGCCTGAACGTGGTCCGCATGAACTTCAGCCACGGCGACCCCGAGGACCACCGCCAGACGGTGCAGATGGTGCGCGAACTCGCCGCCGAGCGGGGGTTGACCATCGGCATCCTGCAGGATCTGCAAGGCCCCAAGATCCGGGTGGGCCGTTTCGCGGGGGGTCAGATCACGCTGGAGGCTGGGCAGCGCTTCACGATCACGATGGAGGACGTGGAGGGCAACGAGGAGCGCGTGGGCAGCACCTACAAGGGGCTGGCGCAGGACGTCTACCCCGGCCTGACCCTGCTGCTCGACGACGGCAACCTCGCCCTGCGGGTCGAGCACGTGCGGAACCACGACATCCAGACCACCGTGTTGATCGGCGGCGTCCTGAAGAACAACAAGGGCATCAACGTGCCGGGCGCCGACCTCTCAGTGCCTGCCCTGACCGAAAAGGACGTGCAGGACATGGAGTTCGGCGCCGCGCTGGGCGTGGACTGGGTGGCCCTGTCGTTCGTGCGCTCGCGTGACGACCTGCTGCTCGCCCGGCACTACCTCGCCCGCTTTGGCAGCCGCGCCAAGCTGATGGCGAAGATCGAGAAGCCGCAGGCGGTCGAACGCTTCGAGGACATCCTGCGCGAGGTCGACGGCATCATGGTCGCCCGCGGGGACCTCGGGGTGGAGATGCGCCCCGAGCAGGTGCCCACCATCCAGAAGCGCCTGATCCGCCTGTGCCGCGAGGCCGGGAAGCCCGTGATCACCGCCACCCAGATGCTGGAGAGCATGATCAACCTGCCCCGCCCCACCCGCGCCGAGGCGTCGGACGTGGCGAACGCGATCTACGACGGCACCGACGCCGTGATGCTCTCGGCGGAGTCGGCAGCGGGGCAGTACCCGGTCGAGGCGGTCAGCATGATGGACCGCATCGCCCGCGAGGCCGAGGCCAGCGAACACTACGAACTGCTTCAGCGGCAGATGATCGTGGAAACTGAACTCGCGCAGGACTCCATTGCCTTTGCGGCCTGCTCCATCGGGGAGAAGCTGGAAGCCCCGGCCATCGTGACCTTTACCAGCACGGGGGGCGCGGCGACGCGCGTCGCCAAGTACCGGCCCCGGCTCTCCATCCTGGCCCTGACCCCCAACGAGCAGACCCGCAACCAGCTTGCCCTGACCTGGGGCGTCTCGCCCATGCTCAGCGAGGACCCCCACGACACCGACGACATGGTCCGCATCGCCAACGACGAACTCCGGAAAAGCGGTCTGGCCGACGTGGGCGACCGTTACGTGATCACGGCGGGCGTGCCCTTCGGCGTGCGCGGCACCACCAACATGCTGCGCGTCGAGCGGCTGCGCGAGGAGGACCTGAGTACCCGGGTCTGA
- the tyrS gene encoding tyrosine--tRNA ligase — MNEIRQNLPVDEQLAVLKRGVVDLVSEDDLRRKLTRSLETGTPLRVKLGADPTRPDLHLGHAVILRKMRQFQDLGHRVIMLIGDFTAMIGDPSGKSKTRPPLTLEETRANAQSYLDQCRLILRSDPEVLELRFNGEWLEPMGYADVIRLASRYTVARIMERDDFKKRFEGGVPIAVHELLYPLTQGYDSVALRADVELGGTDQLFNNLVGRALQRDYEQEPQVVMTLPLLVGLDGTEKMSKSLDNYIGLTDEPHAMFAGLMKVPDPLLENYFTLLTDLPEARIQELLAGHPVAAHRELAREVVRWLHPEADLDAAEARFKAVAKGAIPDDIPSVPVPADLAGEEGNYSAVRLAVLAGLEPSNGAAKKLIQNRGLKVDGETLTDPQAALELPAGGLVLQKGKDRFVRVLPQG, encoded by the coding sequence ATGAATGAAATTCGCCAGAACCTGCCCGTAGACGAACAGCTCGCCGTCCTGAAGCGCGGCGTCGTGGACCTCGTGTCCGAGGACGACCTGCGCCGCAAGCTCACCCGCAGCCTGGAAACGGGCACGCCGCTGCGCGTCAAGCTGGGGGCCGACCCCACGCGCCCGGACCTGCACCTCGGGCACGCGGTCATCCTGCGCAAGATGCGGCAGTTTCAGGACCTCGGGCACCGGGTCATCATGCTGATCGGGGACTTCACCGCCATGATCGGGGACCCCTCCGGCAAGTCCAAGACGCGCCCGCCCCTCACGCTGGAAGAAACCCGCGCCAACGCGCAAAGCTACCTCGACCAGTGCAGGCTGATTCTGCGGAGCGACCCGGAGGTGCTGGAGCTGCGCTTCAACGGCGAGTGGCTCGAACCCATGGGCTACGCCGACGTGATCCGGCTGGCGAGCCGCTACACGGTGGCCCGCATCATGGAGCGCGACGACTTCAAGAAGCGCTTCGAGGGCGGCGTGCCCATCGCCGTGCACGAGCTGCTCTACCCGCTCACCCAGGGCTACGACTCGGTGGCCCTCCGGGCAGACGTGGAACTCGGCGGCACCGACCAACTGTTCAACAACCTCGTGGGCCGCGCCCTGCAACGCGACTACGAGCAGGAACCGCAGGTCGTGATGACGCTGCCCCTCCTGGTGGGGCTGGACGGCACCGAGAAGATGTCCAAGAGCCTCGACAACTACATCGGCCTGACCGACGAGCCGCACGCCATGTTCGCCGGGCTGATGAAGGTGCCCGACCCCCTGCTGGAGAACTACTTCACCCTGCTGACCGACCTGCCCGAGGCCCGCATTCAGGAGCTTCTCGCCGGGCACCCCGTCGCCGCCCACCGCGAACTCGCCCGCGAGGTCGTGCGCTGGCTGCACCCGGAGGCCGATCTGGACGCCGCCGAAGCCCGCTTCAAGGCGGTGGCGAAGGGCGCGATTCCCGACGACATCCCCAGCGTGCCCGTCCCCGCCGACCTCGCGGGCGAGGAGGGAAACTACAGCGCCGTGCGGCTGGCCGTCCTCGCCGGTTTGGAACCCAGCAACGGCGCGGCCAAGAAGCTGATCCAGAACCGGGGCCTGAAGGTGGACGGCGAGACGCTGACCGACCCCCAGGCGGCCCTGGAGCTTCCGGCGGGGGGCCTCGTCCTTCAGAAGGGCAAGGACCGCTTCGTGCGGGTGCTGCCGCAAGGCTAG
- a CDS encoding MOSC domain-containing protein gives MKTIHELRATFPRPGRLEWIGLREARRAPVRSVPGAELHPLVGLIGDHGKLAPPRLRALSGEPGEGATPSQTPPIPGGPGRRQVTLIQAEHLPVIGALAGLETATPEQLRRNLVVSGIPLLALKEARFRVGEVVLEGTGECHPCSRMEETLGEGGYNAVRGHGGLTARVIQGGVIRVGDVVAPL, from the coding sequence GTGAAGACGATCCACGAGCTGCGGGCCACCTTTCCCCGCCCCGGTCGCCTGGAGTGGATCGGGCTGCGCGAGGCCCGCCGCGCCCCGGTGCGGAGTGTGCCGGGGGCCGAACTGCACCCCCTCGTCGGCCTGATCGGGGACCACGGCAAGCTGGCCCCGCCCCGGCTGCGGGCGCTGAGCGGCGAGCCGGGCGAGGGGGCGACCCCCAGCCAGACTCCGCCCATTCCCGGTGGCCCCGGACGGCGGCAGGTCACGCTGATTCAGGCCGAGCACCTGCCCGTGATTGGCGCCCTCGCGGGCCTGGAGACCGCCACGCCCGAGCAACTCCGCCGCAACCTCGTCGTGAGCGGTATTCCGCTCCTGGCGCTCAAGGAAGCCCGCTTCCGGGTGGGCGAGGTCGTGCTGGAGGGCACCGGGGAATGCCACCCCTGCTCGCGGATGGAGGAGACGCTGGGGGAGGGCGGTTACAACGCGGTGCGCGGGCACGGCGGGCTGACCGCGCGGGTCATTCAGGGCGGCGTGATCCGGGTGGGCGACGTGGTGGCCCCGCTGTGA